The genomic interval CGGTAAGATCCCCTCTTTCGCCAGAGGGCAGACGGTCCTTGCCCATGGCACTCGATCCGACCTTCGCCCCGTCGCCTGCCCAATACCTTCTTGAGCATGTCGCGGCTCACCTGCGGGCACGCACGCGGGAGGTCGGCCACCGGGAAGCCCGCGCGGGCTTTCTCGCGCCCGGCAGGACGCCGGGAGGCCTACTCCTTGGCGAGCGCTTCCCGCAGTTCTCCTGCGGCCTGTACCGCGCGCGCCAGCAGGTCCTCCATGGCCCAGGGGCCATACTCCCAATGGGAAATTTCCACGCTGGTATATCGGAAGACCGGCTCGTCCGTGGCCGCGTCCTCGATGCGGTAGACGACGATGAGCTTGGGTTGCGGGTCCCGGAACACGGGGTCGCGCCCCACGGGCTGGCCGGTGGGGGTGACGTGGACGAGCGCCTCGATGACGCACCGCAGGGCGACGCCGGGGCCGGCCGGAGTCGAGCGGTTGACGGATCCGAGGCGGGGCACCGTCGCCAGGGCCTGTGCCGTGGCAAACTCGAGGGCCAGCCGCAGGTCGCCGAGAAACGCCTGGTATTCGCGGTCTTCGTAGGGTGCCGCTTCGAGCGTTAGGGGATGCACCTGTACTCCGGCAAACGCCGCGCCGCGGTAACGGCTGTTCCGGTAGGTGCGTTGCTCCGCGGTGCCTCTCGCGGGCTGCTGAAGGCTGCTTGCCAGGGCGCGCGCGTTGTCGTAACGCTCTTTCGCACCTCGCCCTCCCAGCGCACAGCCTCCCAGGGCCAGGCTCGCTGCCGCGAGGAGAGCCAGGGCAATCGGGGCCGCAGCTCGCAGGCTCCACGCACTCCCGGGCGGACGAATTTCCCGGAGGCGATGGCATTTCTTCCCCATCCGGGCCTCAAGTTTTCCCTGTGCGCGCCGATGAGTGGATCGGGCGGGCGGCTCCGGACTCCCGACGATCCCTGTCCCCTCCCTGGGTCCGGGGCGCCCGCCCGTCCATTTCTGTTCCGTCGCCGTGTCTCCCACGCTGCTCCTCCTGAACCGCGCGCGCCGTCCGGGCGCCACCTCCTCAGCCTTTGAGAAGCTTCCTCAAGACGGTCTGGAGGATGCCGCCGTTGCGGCAGTATTCCATCTCCACGGGGGTGTCCACCCGGAGCACCGCGTCGAAGGTTCGAACCGCCCCGTCCTCGCCCGCGGCGGTGACCCGCACGACCTGGCCCGGCGTGAGATCGCCGTCCAGGCCCTCCACCTGGAAGCTCTCCCGCCCCGTCAGCCCCAGGGAGGCGGCGGACTGCGCCTCCGGGAACTGGAGGGGCAGCACCCCCATGCCCACCAGGTTCGAGCGGTGGATGCGCTCGTAGCTCTCCGCCAACACGGCGCGCACGCCCAGGAGGTAGGTGCCCTTGGCGGCCCAGTCCCGGCTCGACCCCATGCCGTAGTCCTTCCCCGCCAGTACCACGAGCGGCGTGCCCTCGGCCTGATAGCGCATGGCGGCGTCATAGATGCTCATCCGCTCGCCGCTGGGCAGGTGCTCGGTGACGCCCCCCTCCGAGCCCGGTGCCAGCTGGTTTCGCAGGCGCACGTTGGCGAAGGTGCCCCGCATCATGACCTCGTGGTTGCCCCGCCGGGAGCCGTAGGAGTTGAAGTCGGCGGGGGCCACCCCCAGGGAGGCCAGGTACGAGCCGGCGGGGCTCTGGGCGCGAAACGAGCCGGCCGGCGAGATGTGGTCGGTGGTGATGGAGTCGCCGAAGAGGGCCAGCACCCGGGCGCCCCGGATCGGGCGGATGCCCGGGGGGGCAGCACTCAGCTCCTGGAAGAACGGGGGCTCCCGCACGTAGGTCGAAGCCGGGTCCCAGACGTAGAGATCTCCGCCCGAAGACGGGATGGCCTGCCACAGGCGGTCGCCGTCGAACACCCGGGCGTACTCTTCGCCGAACATTTCGGCGCCCACCGCCCGCTCCACGGCCTGGCGCACCTCCTCGTCGGTGGGCCACAGGTCCTTGAGATAGACGGCTTCATCGTTGGGGCCGTGCCCCAATGGCTCGCTCTCCAGGTCGATGTCGACGGTTCCCGCCAGCGCGTAGGCGACCACCAGGGGCGGGCTCGCCAGGTAGTTGGCCTTGGTGTGGGGGTTGATACGGCCCTCGAAGTTGCGGTTTCCCGAAAGGACCGAGGCCACCACCAGATCGCGTTCGGAGATCGCCGTCGCCACCGGATCGGGAAGGGGGCCGCTGTTGCCGATGCAGGTGGTGCACCCGTACCCCACGGTGTGAAACCGCAGGGCCTCCAGATACGGGGTGAGGCCCGCCGCCTCCAGGTACCGGGTCACCACCAGGGACCCCGGAGCAAAGCTCGTCTTGACCCAGGGCCGCACGGTGAGGCCGCGCTCCACGGCCTTCTTCGCCAGGAGCCCGGCGCCCAGGAGAAGCGCCGGGTTCGAGGTGTTGGTGCACGAGGTGATGGCGGCAATGACCACCGAGCCGTGGGTGAGCGAGGTCTCCACGTCTCCCAGGCGAACGGGCGTGCGGTCCTTCTCGTAGGAGTCCGCCCGGTGGGGCTGGTGGACCAGGGGCGCCTCCAGGGGCGTGCCGCCCTCCCCCAGCCAGCGGCACCCGTTGAGGTCCTCGGGGCGGTCGGCCTCCGCGCCCTTGCTGTAGGTGGTGCGAAGCTCCTGGGCGAAGGCCTTCTTTACCTGGGGCAGCGCCACCCGGTCCTGGGGGCGCTTGGGGCCCGCCAGGCAGGGCACCACCGTGTCCAGATCGAGCTCCAGGATCTCCGAGTAGGCCGGCTCGGGTGTCTCGTCGGTGTGGAACAGCCCCTGCTCCTTGGTGTAGCGCTCCACGAGATCGGCCAGATCCCCCCCGCGGCCGGTGAAGCGCAGGTACTCCAGGGTCACCTCGTCCACGGGGAAGAACCCCATGGTGGCTCCGTACTCGGGGGCCATGTTGGCGAGGGTGGCACGGTCGGGCAGGCTCAAAGCTGCGAGACCGTGGCCGCAGAACTCAACGAACTTGTTCACCACCCCGTGCTTTCGCAGGATCTGGGTCACGGTGAGCACGAGATCCGTGGCGGTGACGCCGGGACGGAGCACCCCTGTGAGCCGCATCCCCACGACTGCCGGAGTAAGCATGTAGATGGGCTGGCCGAGCATCACCGCCTCGGCTTCGATGCCGCCAACACCCCATCCCACCACCCCGAGGCCGTTGATCATGGTCGTGTGGGAGTCGGTGCCCACCAGGGAGTCGGGCAGGGCCACGCCGTTTCGCACCTGCACCACCCGGGCCAGGTACTCCAGATTGACCTGGTGGCAGATGCCGGTGGCGGGGGGCACCACCCGGAAGTTGTCGAAGGACTCCTGGCCCCACTTGAGGAACTCGTAGCGCTCGCGGTTTCGCTCGAACTCCTTCTGGGCGTTGAAGGCGAGGGATGCCTCGGTGCCGAAGCGGTCCACCTGGACCGAGTGGTCGATGATGAGATCCACGGGAATGAGGGGGTTGATCCTCTTCGGGTCCCCCCCGAGCCGGTCCATGGCCGCGCGCAGGGCCGCGAGATCCACCACCGCAGGCACCCCCGTGAAATCTTGGAGGAGCACCCGGGCCGGGAGGAAGGCGAGCTCCCGCTCCGGCTCCCCGGCGCTCCCCCACCGGGCCAGGGCCGCCACGTCCTCCTCTCGAACGAGGTAGCCGTCGCAGTTGCGAAGCACCGCCTCCAAGAGCACCTTGACCGAGAAGGGCAGGCGGGAGACCGCGCCGACACCCGAGGCCTCGAGGGCGGGCAGGCTGTGGTAGCGCACGTCG from Thermodesulfobacteriota bacterium carries:
- the acnA gene encoding aconitate hydratase AcnA; the encoded protein is MPRFAPPAKLAARGGDVRYHSLPALEASGVGAVSRLPFSVKVLLEAVLRNCDGYLVREEDVAALARWGSAGEPERELAFLPARVLLQDFTGVPAVVDLAALRAAMDRLGGDPKRINPLIPVDLIIDHSVQVDRFGTEASLAFNAQKEFERNRERYEFLKWGQESFDNFRVVPPATGICHQVNLEYLARVVQVRNGVALPDSLVGTDSHTTMINGLGVVGWGVGGIEAEAVMLGQPIYMLTPAVVGMRLTGVLRPGVTATDLVLTVTQILRKHGVVNKFVEFCGHGLAALSLPDRATLANMAPEYGATMGFFPVDEVTLEYLRFTGRGGDLADLVERYTKEQGLFHTDETPEPAYSEILELDLDTVVPCLAGPKRPQDRVALPQVKKAFAQELRTTYSKGAEADRPEDLNGCRWLGEGGTPLEAPLVHQPHRADSYEKDRTPVRLGDVETSLTHGSVVIAAITSCTNTSNPALLLGAGLLAKKAVERGLTVRPWVKTSFAPGSLVVTRYLEAAGLTPYLEALRFHTVGYGCTTCIGNSGPLPDPVATAISERDLVVASVLSGNRNFEGRINPHTKANYLASPPLVVAYALAGTVDIDLESEPLGHGPNDEAVYLKDLWPTDEEVRQAVERAVGAEMFGEEYARVFDGDRLWQAIPSSGGDLYVWDPASTYVREPPFFQELSAAPPGIRPIRGARVLALFGDSITTDHISPAGSFRAQSPAGSYLASLGVAPADFNSYGSRRGNHEVMMRGTFANVRLRNQLAPGSEGGVTEHLPSGERMSIYDAAMRYQAEGTPLVVLAGKDYGMGSSRDWAAKGTYLLGVRAVLAESYERIHRSNLVGMGVLPLQFPEAQSAASLGLTGRESFQVEGLDGDLTPGQVVRVTAAGEDGAVRTFDAVLRVDTPVEMEYCRNGGILQTVLRKLLKG